The genome window TCACCTTTTGAAGTGGCAACATtctatagagctggtaagtcccgccctttccgctggacctctagattgaaaaatcgtcaatgcaagtgaatgtgagaaaataattattttctggtcccgttcgattggtgccatgaatgtgaacatatgtcgtctgtgaatttttaatataatttttcatgttacgagtttgacagtatattatatgattcttcggctatcagttgtggaaaagacataactagaaagactacatgtcgcctgtgacgtgagctagctctaatcgctaacattaactgagatgctagtttttgtaacggcaggaataaacacacatggtaacaaaaatataaagttgtatggttcactgtgttcaaagtcgatcttaataaccctctacatctcgaccaactgatggttgttatgggaaactagtgaTCTGTCGACTACcggaaagttgtagtccacaaagtgctctcacacaaagtttaaccgcatcaaacttctacccgctcaattgtagcattctttacacgaaaatttatattaaaaattcacagacaacatatgttcacattcatggcacaaatcaaacgggaccagaaaataattattttctcacattcacttgcattgacgatttttcaatctagaggtccagcggaaagggcgggacttaccagctctataaaCACTCACCTATGTACTTATCATACTTGTCATACACTATGTACTTTTCTATAGTTATGTAAGCAATTCCATTTGTGTATGGCTGGTTAACCGTTGTACTGGGTTAAAGGTCCCTGGTCCTGGTCCGGGATTAATGAAATATCTAACTGACATAACTGGACTTGACGCCAAGGAGGCTAGTCAAAGATCCCTGGTTAAAGTTCCTACAGCAAACGGTAGTATCTACGCTTGATCACATAATAACAACTGCGTTAACACCTGAGAAATATGCTAGTTAATTTAGGCCAGGTTAAGTGTACCAACCTATAGATATACCCTACAGCTGCCCTACAGTCATACAGCTAGACTAGCTGGGTTAAGGTTAAAGTTAGCTTTCTGAGCCAACGCAGATTGCATTGTAGTGGCTACCTCAGAATATAGTGACACATAACACATCTGAAGTTGTCTTCGACATTTGTGTCATTAGAGAATCTAAACAACGCTCACCGTACTATTGAAGCTTATTTGATATTTGATTTTACCTtgttcaaaagcatttttgCCGACTGTCTCTGAGGTCCTGAACAATGTGGAGATGGTTGTGCGACATAAAAGTATATGTCTGACCAATCACAGGACTGGGTTTTTGTCACGTGTGACTAGCTGACTCTTCACCTACTTTCTAGTTACCTAAGAACATACACAATTTGAGATACATTTTTACAGGCATTGAATTACTGCGTATTGACATTATTTAGTTTGATGGTGTCATTCAAAACTAATTTATCCGCACCGGGCACTTAGTGCGACTCTCGCATGGTTGAGAGAGGTGGCGGGGGGGCACCCAATCTGCTCTCACATCCATAATCCATTAGGCTATATGTTTTCTTAATCCACTTTGACTGTATATGGGCCTTATGGTAACTACAGACGCATCCTCTATAGCTTTACCCCCAAAAGTGCAATGCACACTGTTGACAAGTTGGTTGTGGTCTTTTTAAGATTATTTTGTTAGGCTACAGTTTTATTTTCTTCAAATAGGTTTAATAGGCGATCACAGAGCTTTTGATATGCCTTGTGGACCAAATGGAAAGTTTGTCAAAAAGCGAAGTTTTCACACATGAATAATGGGTATGTGGCATGTTGGAGTATTGAGCTGACTCATCAATGTTTGTGCTTGAGGTCCTGCCCATGGTGTCAAATTAGCAAACTGACTTTGcctagttattaaattagcttaaATTAGACCaataacagaaaaagaaaagaaaaagaagaactTTCATACATCTGTGCAATGTGAAATAGGTCCTATTCTTAAGAGTGCAAATAGCTCTCATGCAGTTGCCATATCTGtacttcaagttcaagtttattgtcatgCACTCATAAAATTATTTATCAGTAATGAAATGTCTTATGCTAAAGAATCAGCTCAAATTTAAAGAATAAATTAAATAGAAGTAATTAAAAGGGTATATTAATTGCTAATTAAACAAGACGTGGGTAAGTATTAAGGGGAAAATATAAGAGAAGATAAAAGACAAAAAGTATCAAGTGCAAAAAAACACTGAAGAGGTGTGATGTTGATGACATGGGTAAAGGAAGAATATGGCAGTTCAGCATCCTGTAGATAGAAACTGTCTGCTGGTACAGGTCCGAATGCGTTTGTACCTTCTACAAGTTGTAGGAGGGTGAAGAGAAGGTTCTTGTTAACTCAGTCCTTAgtctcttttgatcccgtgagggaaatttgtctctgcatttatcccaatccgtgaattagtgaaacacacagcacacagtgaggtgaagcacacactaatcccggcgcagtgagctgcctgctacaacagcggcgctcggggagcagtgaggggttaggtgccttgccatCATTTATATTGACATATTTATGAATAATTAAGATAAATATTGCTACTGCTCCTTGCTTAAAATCATACCATGATATAAATTTCAAGCCATACCACCCAGCCCTAAAACAATATCTTTCCTTGACAAGACTGTGAGTAATAAAGCCTAGAATTCAAGAGCTCACATCACACAATTAAAAAATTCTCTTTTCATCTTGTGATACTTTCATGCTGGATCCTGCAcctgtccaactttggcctgggATGTGCGTGGCCCTATACACTTCTACTAGATTTTGCCATTAAACTATAAGGCTATACTGAAAAACTGTTTCACAATGTGTTTTCACAGAGTGGATTGTGCACACCAATCTGATGATCGGACTGATGTTGATTGTCTGTGGCCCAAattaatgtggtgtgtgcatcGACACCAACAGACCTCATCGGGTTGTTCACTGGCTATTCAACAACCACCACCATGCCCGCCACCCCCAAATTGATTTAGTGTGTGCATCGACACCAACAGATCTCCACtgaccccccccaacacacacaaacacaatttttTACTGCAGGTTTGAAAGGGCCAGTTTTATCTCACCCAGTCCAACTGCTACTCCCTCCATCATACCTCTGCACCCCACCCTCGCTCAATAAGGATGTGAGGATCAGGAAAGACAGTGGGTGCATCTCCTTTCTCTATTTGTCcatcctccctcactcccttccttccttctggCCTAGCCCCTCCTCCTAATCTTGTGAAGGAAACGAGGAAGGGATGAAGGGATGATGGAAGATTCAAGAGACAGATATGATGTCTTTGTCTTTTTGACCCACTTTTTGATCCTGATAATgatagcctgacgtagccatactgAAATTTCTATTTAGATTTATATTTCCCAACCTCAAATCTTGTGGGCGGGGTTACATTctggctggcttccaggctatgATAATGAGGTAATACTCAGTTCTCGAGACATTAATTCTTATTTAAACACATCAGCATGTTAACAAAACAGACAATCTTTTTGTTAAAGTTGCCATGGTAGTTGATAATGATTTCAGCATGCGCAGATCTTTTCTTGGTCTATCTAGTCATTTATTGTCGGTCATATCGCTAAAACTTTTTTTAAACCAAAAGTTGACAGGCATGCAGGAATAGGAGGGAACTTTTCACCTTGGCGGCTTGGGCCAACGATCGCACATTCTGGCTGAAAATGCTCTGCATGTGCACTTCTGCTTCCTTGTGTATcaaccctctctcctctcccctcgttCCTCATCTTCTCTGGTAGCAATTAGACAAATGAGACATCCTTGATGACGTCGAGCTTTAAACGATTTCCAGGGCACGAGCCGGAGGACAGAAGACGCATGGAAATAGCATGATCTGCATCCAGTGTCTTCCCATCCTGACTGAAAGCCTGCTGATGAACTGGATCCTTTTTTCACTATTTCCACTAATTCATATTTCCCCAAGAAACCCATCACAGGACTGAATGAATACAGGCCTGCCAGTCTGTCATGAAGTCTTTTGAACCTCTAGTGTTGTTGTCCACCTGAGGAGCATCACAGGACACCTGCTGGGCCCCTAGCTTGCTTATCAGGCAAACAGGTCAGTGGAAATTTGCAAACCACACTAGACATCGGACTCATCTGTGATGAGAGGTTGAACCGCCGGTGTTCTAACAATTTGGAGCTAAACTCAAGACTGTGGAGATGATACTGAACTTAAAAGACACTCAGCACAACCTCCCCTACAGCCTTCCCAATAACCTGGTGTTGTTAACTGTAGAGCTTCTGGGAACTGAAATGGAAGACAGCCGAGGACATCACCCACATTCTCAAAAAGGCCTACCAGATGGTGCTTCCTGCTACAACTCAAGAAGTAGTCTGATCTGCATTGAGTCTAGGCTACTCGTCTACTGTGTGGTTCAGAGGGGGGGTGCTTGACATTTAAATGACTTAGGGTACTATTATGACTCATATTCAAAtcgcagtggtctcttaattttgaataacTGCAGTTTTGACATTCAAAAAACAAATTTTGACATTTGAAAAACTGCAATTATGTTTTGATGAGGCCCCTCTAAACACATTTCATGTTATAGCCTAGTTTCTAGTCGGCCAGATCGCATATGGACCACCTAATGTAATGAACAGACTAGAATGAGCACTGTTCTGCGAATCAGGTCCACTGTTGTGTAACGGGGCCTAGCCGTACAAAAACATATTTCCATTCCATTGCAAATGACGAAGGAACTACGGAGCCTAAATAAGGAAGGACAACGCGTCAACGAGACACATGGGCGGAACTACGGGGCTGGGCTGAGCGCCCTTTAGACCGGCTGAGCACGGCTCGATTTGCCAACTAACAAGGCATTTCTCTGTCAAATCCTATGACTACAACAACCGGGTTGGCGTATTTGAATAGGTAATTTTTCCACGTTCTGTCCACTGGTATTTGTTAAGTGAAATAACGGACGGGGTTGACAAAACGGTCCACAACAAAAGAGTGATGTTAGGTGACGCTTGTAAAATTGTGTGCTGACAGTGAAGTTGAACACTCTAGCTACAGCTAGCTAACAAGCTAGCACAACAAATACGCAAGAAATGACACCAGGCGAAAACCCCCACGTCTTGTTGGGTAGGATTAGGTTTCTCAACGAATGCGTAAGATGTTTTAGAAAGAGCGAGCCTCTTCCAGAATGTTTATGTTTCGTTCCTAAAGAAGTGTGCTACAAAATATGCAAGGATTCATCATCAACCTCGTCGGTGTCGTCTTCCTCAACACCTGGAAACTCATCTGGGAAAACACTGATCTCTGTTTGGGAGAGTCCTTATCAATCTCCACACAGTAAGAAATTATGTAAATGTAACATTGAACCAAAAAAGGGAACGTGTATCCGAACAACTGGAGAAGAGTACTGTAACAGTCATGGTCTCTGGGTCAAAATAAGCAAGGTAAgttcaaatgcttagcctatttAGACTAACATTGCTGTAGCTGCTAAATCTAAAGACAATGTTCTGTGGAGGTTATAGTTGAAAATCTGACGGTGTAATGTATTTCAAAGTTAATTAAAAACATCATTTTTTAAAGACCACATGGTCATCTGGTTCTTATGTTTGTCATGTCTTTACGATGTTGATTAAAACTGTAACGTTATCTATGCAAGTCAATATGCAGATGTCTCACTCCGATTTGACTAGGCATTGACATGTCACTTGGGTGCTCATAGGCTAAACATTTATGTTGATTGTGTCACATAACGTGCATACTTCATCCATCTCATGTTGTAATGGTTCTACTCCCCCATGTCAATGAAGGAACAACTGGAGGAATATCGTAGTGGAGTAGATGTGGAAGAGGGCTGGATCCTTGTGTGTAAGCACACTGAAGGTGGAGACAGGCTGGTGCCGGTTGAATCACCTGACACAATCAGCAGACAGCAGCAGCTTTTTGGTTATGACCATAAACCCTGCAACAGGTGTGGTTAAACACTTAAACAACTCTATATGAACATTGCGCTAAAATTAAGCACAGTGATTGGTCTCCGTACAGACGCTGAGAAAAGAAGAAACTAAAAAGGAAACAAATTCAAAAGACAAGAAAAGCATTGTCTTAAAGACTAGTGATAGTCTTGTCAAGACCTTAGGTGTGGTATAACTCCAATCCACAGGCTTTACTCTGTCTGTGTTCTCTGTATCTCTTAGGTGGGAGCAGGTGGTGGACATTGAGAACGCCTTGTATTTGGGAACCAAGCCCAAGGTGGCAGAGCAAGATGAGGCTGCCACACAGAAACTCAGGTGAGTAGAGCTGAATACCACCAGACCACTTGACAGCCAATTAAGTTCTTAAAAGAGCTCCTCAAAGGAATTGTCTTTGCCATCTTTCAGGTATGTGCCACCGACATGGACTTACGAATGTGATGAGGACCTGGTCCACTACTTCTATGAACACATTGGGAAGGAGGATGAGAACCTGGGCAGTGTGAAGCAGTGTGTTACCAGCATCGATGTCTCCTCGTGCTCTGTGAGTCAAGGCCTTTTCACAGTTTAATTATATGCTCTCTAACATTCTGTTTCTGTTAgccaagtcttttttttttttttgaagatatTATACACCACAGTGTATTTTATAACAGTTGTTATATTATTGTAATTATGAAATAGGTGACATATCACAAGATAATAGGCAAACTCTTTTATGTCTACACTGTTACAGTGTAGGGGCAGTATAAGAGCTTATACAGGGCCCACACCTTTCCATATCATGGCCTGACAGTCTGTAACTTACTATCGTACTACTGTTGCTATCATAGCCAGGTAACATTGACAACGTttcatgtcccccccccccccccctcccaggaGGACCCCAGTGGTGGAGCCAGTTGTCTAACAGATGGAGACAATGAGACCTACTGGGAGAGTGACGGCATGCAGGGCCAACACTGGATCCGTCTACATATGAAGAGAGGCACTGTGGTCAAGTAAgccttatcacacacacatagaccagtGCAACGACAAATGCCTTTTCAGCTATTGGTATAAAGATATAAATGCCTTGGTAGCTCTAATCTACTTTGCTCTGTACATGCAATGTTTCTTTAGATTTGTGACTTGGCTATTCCTAACTGGTATCTGTATTCCTTGGTATTACAAACAGTTTATGAAAGATGATTGGATTATGTTGTATGATCTTTGCATTTATTTAGTGACCGGCTCAcatgaaatgttttattttttttgtgtctaGTAAGTTGATGCTGACAGTAGATTCAACCGATGACAACTATATGCCAAAAAGAGTGACTGTGTTTGGGGGTGAAGCAGAAAATCTGAAGAAGTACAGTGATGTTACCATAGATGAGTACGTTTGGCTTTCTTTTGTGAACGATGCCGAAGACAAATTGGTTAGCAGTTTATGTGGTAAAcataattacatttttttcttctAGGAATCTAATTGGTGAGGTTTGCGTGCTGGAAGATATGACAACACACGTGCCAGTTATCGAAATCCGAATTGAGGAATGCAGAGGTAACGGCAcgtgactttttttctctctacatTTCTCATATATACATTGTGCACATTTCTCATATATACATTGTGCACATTTCTGTGCTATGATACTAAGCTAGCCTTTGTGTGCATCCTTTACTTACGCAAAATATATCATTTGTTTCAAATTTCAGATGATGGCATTGATGTCAGGATCCGGGGCTTGAAGATTAAGTCATCCTGTGAGCGAGATTTGGGCCTGAGTGCTGATGTCTTCCAGTCGTTTAACCTGGTGCGTTACCCCCGTCTGGAGGGCACCCCCCCAGAGATCCTGTACCGCCGCGCACTCATCATCCAGAGGTAACCTGTCAGTTTTTGAAATAGGCAGAAGATGTCCACTTTCATCCATAATTGAAGGAGAGTTTGGAAAGCTTAATTGTCATGTGATGGTTGAATAATAAAGTTCTCTGTTTGTAGATTCATTTCTCTGCTGGACAGTCTCCTGCCCCATCTGGTGCCAGCCTGGGACTACAGTCTGGGTACCTTCAACCAAATCAAGGTGATCAAAAGCACTGTACCACAAAGATGTACAAGTTTTATGTGTGAGTTTTATGTGGTGCTGCTGCATTATGCCTGACATGCCTCCTGACCTGTAGTAGTAACCCCTGGTCTGTGCTGTCCCCTTCCAGAGCATAAAGCAGTTCCTACTGCTGTCCAAGCGCCGCTGTGCGCTCATCAGCCAGTGCCTGAAGGACTCTGAGACCAACAAGCCCAACTTCATGCCTCGCCTGTACATCAACCGTCGGCTAGCCATGGAGCACCGTGACAACCCCTCCCTGGACCCCACCTGCAAAAACGCAGTCTTCACTCAGGTGCTGTCTCAGAAGAGACgcgatttttactttttacataGTGTGGAATATGAAGGCATAATGCACTCAGTATTGGGTCTTCAAAAACCCAACTGTCAGATTATAAACCTTTTGGGGGTTTTTGTTGACGGTTGTGTTTGCCTTTTGGTTCTTTAGGTGTATGAAGGTCTGAAGCCATCAGATAAATTTGAGAAGACGCTGGACTATAGGTAGTCTTTCTCTTCAAATGAAGAGTTATGTTTACTGTTGCCTAAAAGAATGTATTAAAAGTAATTAACTTACAGTAATAACTCGAATAACAGAATGTCAATAATACACTGGTTAGAGAAAAAATCTTTCTCTTGTGTATGTTGACATCATTtgtcactatctgacaaaaccCACACAATCATGTCTATGTATCAAGAGTCAAAGGTGGCCATAGTGGCAAATAACATGATTGCGGTGACATTAGTATTCTTCTGAACCCCTCAGGTGGCCTGCACGATACGACCAATGGTGGGAATGCAAATTCATCGCAGAGGGCATTATTGATCAAGGTGACCTATTTGTGCATTGTAACCGAACATCATCACTTAATTGATGTCTGAGTGGACGTTTATTCCTAGAAGACAGGGGGCATTCAGTTTAAATCGATAACCGATGTAAAATAGCCTTTTTGGCTAATTCTGgcatatttacatttcatgttGATTAATGTGCAATGTCCATATGAAATAAATCTTAaatgagatgatgatgatgatgatgatgatgatgcaaaTTCTCTTTGTTAGGTGGAGGATTCCGGGACAGCTTGGCAGATATGTCTGAGGAGCTGTGCCCCAGTTCAGCGGACTGCCCCATGCCTCTACCATTCTTCAACAGAACCTCCAACCAGGTAGCGCTTCTTGTCTGTCTCACTGGGCCAACTCTTGTTCACTTCCACTCCGTGTCTTTTTCTGCCATGGTTATCCTCCATGTCTCTTTGGCGTTGTTCGGGGACTGACTTTTTGCCTTCTTGCTGCCTCTTCTTATTACAGGGCACAGGGGAGGCCAGAGATTTCTACGTGCCCAACCCTTCCTGCAGGGAATTCCATAAGTACGAATGGATAGGCCAACTGATGGGAGCAGCTCTGAGAGGGAAAGACTTCCTGGTTAGCATGAGAACAATATGAATgacatgttttatttgtttgtcttcTGTGTCATGAACACCCACGCTAATACGGGTTGTGCTCACAGGTCCTGGCTCTTCCTGGACTGGTATGGAAGCAGTTGACGGGAGAGGAGGTCAGCTGGACCAAAGACTTCCCAGCAGTAGACTCTGTACTGGTGAGCAACTTTCTGATTTGTGGCCCTTATCTGAATGATGGGCAAAGTTTTTAAGTCTATCTAAAGCTTATCTAGTAACTAGGCAAAATCAATTTGTTAATTGGACACCATGGGCAAGACAATGAAACGCAAGCGTTGGTGAGTCAGATCAATGCTCCCACATGCCACACAACAGCTATAGTTAGCTTGTTGATGGACcttgcactttgcccatcattTAAATGATGGCCCTTGGGCACTGTTCCCCTGCAACCAACGACAGTGACATTAGCAATTCATGATTACATGAGAAATACTGATTTTTGCTTTCTCTCTGCACATAGGTGAAGTTATTGGAGGCTATGGAGCACATGGACAAGGCGACATTTGACTTCAAGTTTGGCCAGGAGCTAGTGTACACCACGCCACTCAGTGATGGCCGGCTGGGCGAGCTCATCCCTGGGGGCAGTGAGGTGGTGGTCCACTATGAGGACCGCATGGAGTTCATCCGGCTCGTGCAGAAAGCACGGCTGGAGGAGAGCCGAGAGCAGGTAACCTTACTACGGCGATCGGCAATGCTCGTGCTGATTCGTCCCCCTGCAGagcttttgtgtgtttgagagatgtTTATAAAGACACCCTTCGATTCAAAAGCCCAGTGTTATGTTTGTACAATACACACGTGGGAATCAATGACTGCATGTTATCATATTTTTTGTGAGTTGATGCATTCAAAATTCATAttaattttgattttgtttcatAAGAGTACGTTTAATATCTAGGATTCATCTGTATTTTTGCCCTGTCTACACataatttgtatttgtgtgtacttGTATTGCAGATAGCTGCCATGCGGGCTGGGTTGGTGAAGGTCGTACCACAGGCTGTGCTAGACCTTTTGACCTGGCAGGAGGCAGAAAAG of Alosa sapidissima isolate fAloSap1 chromosome 1, fAloSap1.pri, whole genome shotgun sequence contains these proteins:
- the hectd3 gene encoding E3 ubiquitin-protein ligase HECTD3 isoform X1, encoding MTPGENPHVLLGRIRFLNECVRCFRKSEPLPECLCFVPKEVCYKICKDSSSTSSVSSSSTPGNSSGKTLISVWESPYQSPHSKKLCKCNIEPKKGTCIRTTGEEYCNSHGLWVKISKEQLEEYRSGVDVEEGWILVCKHTEGGDRLVPVESPDTISRQQQLFGYDHKPCNRWEQVVDIENALYLGTKPKVAEQDEAATQKLRYVPPTWTYECDEDLVHYFYEHIGKEDENLGSVKQCVTSIDVSSCSEDPSGGASCLTDGDNETYWESDGMQGQHWIRLHMKRGTVVNKLMLTVDSTDDNYMPKRVTVFGGEAENLKKYSDVTIDENLIGEVCVLEDMTTHVPVIEIRIEECRGNDDGIDVRIRGLKIKSSCERDLGLSADVFQSFNLVRYPRLEGTPPEILYRRALIIQRFISLLDSLLPHLVPAWDYSLGTFNQIKSIKQFLLLSKRRCALISQCLKDSETNKPNFMPRLYINRRLAMEHRDNPSLDPTCKNAVFTQVYEGLKPSDKFEKTLDYRWPARYDQWWECKFIAEGIIDQGGGFRDSLADMSEELCPSSADCPMPLPFFNRTSNQGTGEARDFYVPNPSCREFHKYEWIGQLMGAALRGKDFLVLALPGLVWKQLTGEEVSWTKDFPAVDSVLVKLLEAMEHMDKATFDFKFGQELVYTTPLSDGRLGELIPGGSEVVVHYEDRMEFIRLVQKARLEESREQIAAMRAGLVKVVPQAVLDLLTWQEAEKKVCGDPEITVEALKRLTRYEDLEHKDGRVQYLWEALTNFTNEDRSRFLRFVTGRSRLPAPIYIYPDKPGSETSDALPQSSTCSSTLYLPNYPSAKVCEEKLRYAAYNCVAIDTDMSPWEE
- the hectd3 gene encoding E3 ubiquitin-protein ligase HECTD3 isoform X2, which translates into the protein MTPGENPHVLLGRIRFLNECVRCFRKSEPLPECLCFVPKEVCYKICKDSSSTSSVSSSSTPGNSSGKTLISVWESPYQSPHSKKLCKCNIEPKKGTCIRTTGEEYCNSHGLWVKISKEQLEEYRSGVDVEEGWILVCKHTEGGDRLVPVESPDTISRQQQLFGYDHKPCNRWEQVVDIENALYLGTKPKVAEQDEAATQKLRYVPPTWTYECDEDLVHYFYEHIGKEDENLGSVKQCVTSIDVSSCSEDPSGGASCLTDGDNETYWESDGMQGQHWIRLHMKRGTVVNKLMLTVDSTDDNYMPKRVTVFGGEAENLKKYSDVTIDENLIGEVCVLEDMTTHVPVIEIRIEECRDDGIDVRIRGLKIKSSCERDLGLSADVFQSFNLVRYPRLEGTPPEILYRRALIIQRFISLLDSLLPHLVPAWDYSLGTFNQIKSIKQFLLLSKRRCALISQCLKDSETNKPNFMPRLYINRRLAMEHRDNPSLDPTCKNAVFTQVYEGLKPSDKFEKTLDYRWPARYDQWWECKFIAEGIIDQGGGFRDSLADMSEELCPSSADCPMPLPFFNRTSNQGTGEARDFYVPNPSCREFHKYEWIGQLMGAALRGKDFLVLALPGLVWKQLTGEEVSWTKDFPAVDSVLVKLLEAMEHMDKATFDFKFGQELVYTTPLSDGRLGELIPGGSEVVVHYEDRMEFIRLVQKARLEESREQIAAMRAGLVKVVPQAVLDLLTWQEAEKKVCGDPEITVEALKRLTRYEDLEHKDGRVQYLWEALTNFTNEDRSRFLRFVTGRSRLPAPIYIYPDKPGSETSDALPQSSTCSSTLYLPNYPSAKVCEEKLRYAAYNCVAIDTDMSPWEE